The nucleotide sequence GAAGCCTCTTGGGACGATGTCCGCCCAGCGCGGAAAGCAGTGCACTCATGATGCCTAGATTCTGCCTCACCCCCCGAAAAGTGGTTGAATGGCCCCACTGTGACAATGCGAGTCTTCTCCATCCAACACGACCGCCAGGGCCTGACCGAAGTCGCCCGGGTCAGCGAACACATCGACGGCGTTGCCGAGGCCCTGCTCTCGTATCAGGGCGTCGCCGGCGCCGTCGTCCTGAGCACGTGCAACCGCGTGGAGGTCATCCTCGACACCGTCGCCGAGGTGCCGAACTCCTGCCTGCGCAGCGTGCTGAACCGCGGCTACGACACGGCACCCGCGTGGGACCTGTACCTCGGAGAGGCAGCGCTGGGCCACCTGTTCCGCGTCGCCGCGGGACTCGACTCGATGGTGGTGGGCGAGCGGGAGATCGCCGGCCAGCTCAAGCGCGCGCTGCGCGCCTCCCAGGAGGCGGGCCAGGTGTCCCTGCCGCTGACCATCGCGATCGAGGAGGCGCTCAAGACGTCGCGCCGGATCGCGAACCAGACCACGCTCGAGGGCACCGGCCGGTCGGTCGTCAGCACGGGACTGGACCTGATCGGCGCGATCGACTGGCCGCGGCTCCGCGCGCTCATCGTCGGCACCGGCTCCTACGCGGGCGCGGTCGTCGCGTCCCTGCGTCAGCGCGGCGTGACCGACATCACGGTCCACTCGTCCTCGGGCCGCGCCGCCACCTTCGCCGCGGGTCACGACATCGACCACGTCACGCACCTGGCCGACGGCCTCGCGAAGGCAGACCTCGTCATCACCTGCCGCGGACAGGGCGCGTTTGCGATCACGTCAGCCGACGTGCGTCGCCCCCACACCTTCCTCGACCTGTCCCTCAAGCGCGACGTCGCCCCCGACGTCGCGACCCTCGACGGGGTCCGCGTCATCGACCTCGCGACCATCCAGGAGCACGTGGGCGAGCACATCGCCGAGGATGCCAGGGCGGCGAAGTCGCTGGTCAACGCCGGCATCTCGGGAGCGATGACCAAGCTGCGGGCCCGGGTCGTCGACCCGGTGGTCGTCGGCCTGCGCGAGTCCGTGATGGACATGGTCGCCGACGAGGTCGCCCGCCTCCCCCACCGCGATCTGACCCACGAGGACGCCGCTCTGGCCCTGCGCCGGCTCGCGACCCGACTCCTGCACGTCCCCTCCGCGCGCGCCCACCAGGCCGCCGAGGAGGGACGCACCGACGCATACCTGACTGCGATGGCTGAGCTCTACGGCATCCGGCAGGATGACATGATCGATGCCGACAAGCTGGAGGAGCAGACATGCCCCGTCACGAACCTGAAGGTGTGCGACCTGGAGTCGGTGCACGGAATGCAGGAGGCCATGTGAGCCTGGCACCGTACACGGCCGTGC is from Tessaracoccus palaemonis and encodes:
- a CDS encoding glutamyl-tRNA reductase; the encoded protein is MRVFSIQHDRQGLTEVARVSEHIDGVAEALLSYQGVAGAVVLSTCNRVEVILDTVAEVPNSCLRSVLNRGYDTAPAWDLYLGEAALGHLFRVAAGLDSMVVGEREIAGQLKRALRASQEAGQVSLPLTIAIEEALKTSRRIANQTTLEGTGRSVVSTGLDLIGAIDWPRLRALIVGTGSYAGAVVASLRQRGVTDITVHSSSGRAATFAAGHDIDHVTHLADGLAKADLVITCRGQGAFAITSADVRRPHTFLDLSLKRDVAPDVATLDGVRVIDLATIQEHVGEHIAEDARAAKSLVNAGISGAMTKLRARVVDPVVVGLRESVMDMVADEVARLPHRDLTHEDAALALRRLATRLLHVPSARAHQAAEEGRTDAYLTAMAELYGIRQDDMIDADKLEEQTCPVTNLKVCDLESVHGMQEAM